One Streptomyces fagopyri DNA window includes the following coding sequences:
- the pgsA gene encoding phosphatidylinositol phosphate synthase, producing MGQPGVSRGRPATPNLGKAMLNKYARAFFTRVLTPFAAFLIRRGVSPDTVTLLGTAGVMAGALVFYPRGEFFWGTIVITLFVFSDLVDGNMARQLGRSSRWGAFLDSTLDRVADGAVFGGFALWYAGNGDNNVLCAVSIFCLASGQVVSYTKARGESIGLPVAVNGLVERAERLVISLVAAGLAGLHKFGVPGIQWLLPVALWIVAVGSLVTLVQRVVTVRRESEEADAAASHSSGAPS from the coding sequence ATGGGCCAGCCGGGGGTCAGCAGGGGCCGCCCGGCGACACCGAACCTCGGGAAGGCCATGCTGAACAAGTACGCGCGTGCATTCTTCACGCGTGTCCTCACACCGTTCGCCGCGTTTCTCATCCGCCGGGGGGTGAGCCCCGACACGGTCACCCTCCTGGGCACGGCCGGAGTGATGGCGGGCGCGCTGGTCTTCTACCCCCGGGGAGAGTTCTTCTGGGGCACGATCGTCATCACGCTCTTCGTCTTCTCCGACCTGGTCGACGGCAACATGGCGCGCCAGCTCGGCCGCTCCAGCCGGTGGGGGGCCTTCCTGGACTCCACGCTCGACCGGGTCGCCGACGGTGCCGTCTTCGGCGGCTTCGCGCTCTGGTACGCGGGCAACGGCGACAACAACGTGCTCTGCGCCGTCTCGATCTTCTGTCTGGCCAGCGGCCAGGTGGTCTCGTACACCAAGGCCCGCGGCGAGTCGATCGGTCTGCCGGTCGCCGTCAACGGTCTGGTGGAGCGCGCCGAACGCCTGGTGATCTCGCTGGTCGCGGCGGGCCTCGCGGGACTGCACAAGTTCGGGGTGCCCGGCATCCAGTGGCTGCTGCCCGTCGCCCTCTGGATCGTCGCCGTCGGCAGCCTGGTGACGCTGGTCCAGCGCGTCGTCACGGTGCGCCGTGAGTCCGAGGAGGCCGACGCGGCCGCCTCGCACAGCAGCGGGGCCCCGTCGTGA
- a CDS encoding elongation factor G-like protein EF-G2, giving the protein MGDKANAHPGAAGRATAADHPASVRNVVLVGHSGSGKTTLVEALALTAGAVNRAGRVEDGTAVSDYDEIEHRQQRSVQLSLVPVTWDGYKINILDTPGYADFVGELRAGLRAADAALFVVSAADGVDGSTRMVWEECAAVGMPRAIVITHLEAARADFDTMTRTCAEAFGADDPDAVLPLYLPLHGEPGPDGHAPVTGLIGLLSQRLFDYSSGEREESEPGDGQLPLIEAARNRLIEGIIAESEDETLMDRYLGGEEIDFKTLAQDLERAVARGAFFPVLAAAPAAEGARQGLGTVELLELVTGGFPTPLERAAPAVTTPDGVAREVRACDPDGPLVAEVVKTASDPYVGRVSLVRVFSGTLRPDATVHVSGHGLTDRGHEDHDVDERVGALSAPFGKQQRALTHCIAGDLACVAKLNRAETGDTLSAKDDPLLMEPWQMPDPLLPLAIQAHSKADEDKLSQGLGRLVAEDPTMRLEQNQHTHQVVLWCLGEAHADVALERLRSRYGVQVDVVPHKVSLRETFAARSAGRGRHVKQSGGHGQYAICEIEVEPLPNGSGIEFVDKVVGGAVPRQFIPSVEKGVRAQAARGVAAGHPLIDVRITLLDGKAHSVDSSDAAFQTAGALALREAAAEARIHLLEPVAEVTVMVGDDYVGAVMSDLSGRRGRVVGTEQTSGGRTLVRAEVPEMEIGRYAVDLRSLSHGTARFRRSYARHEPMPPQIAERMRERTRDAS; this is encoded by the coding sequence ATGGGCGACAAGGCGAACGCACACCCCGGAGCCGCCGGCAGGGCTACGGCGGCCGACCACCCCGCGTCCGTACGGAATGTGGTGCTGGTCGGCCACAGCGGATCGGGCAAGACGACTTTGGTGGAGGCTCTCGCGCTGACGGCGGGAGCCGTGAACCGGGCGGGCCGGGTGGAGGACGGCACCGCCGTATCCGACTACGACGAGATCGAGCACCGGCAGCAGCGCTCGGTGCAGCTCTCCCTGGTGCCCGTCACCTGGGACGGCTACAAGATCAACATTCTTGACACCCCCGGATACGCCGACTTCGTCGGGGAGCTCAGGGCCGGTCTGCGCGCCGCGGACGCGGCCCTCTTCGTGGTCTCGGCCGCGGACGGCGTGGACGGCTCGACCCGGATGGTGTGGGAGGAGTGCGCGGCGGTCGGCATGCCGCGGGCCATCGTGATCACCCACCTCGAAGCGGCCCGCGCCGACTTCGACACGATGACCAGGACCTGCGCGGAGGCCTTCGGCGCCGACGACCCCGACGCCGTACTGCCGCTCTATCTGCCGCTGCACGGAGAGCCGGGCCCCGACGGGCACGCACCGGTGACCGGGTTGATCGGGCTGCTGTCGCAACGGCTGTTCGACTACTCGTCCGGCGAGCGCGAGGAGTCCGAGCCGGGAGACGGGCAGCTGCCGCTGATCGAGGCGGCGCGCAACCGGCTCATCGAGGGGATCATCGCCGAGAGCGAGGACGAGACCCTCATGGACCGCTATCTGGGCGGCGAGGAGATCGATTTCAAGACATTGGCGCAGGATCTGGAGCGGGCCGTGGCACGCGGGGCGTTCTTCCCCGTGCTGGCCGCCGCTCCCGCCGCCGAGGGCGCCCGGCAGGGGCTGGGCACGGTCGAGCTCCTGGAGCTCGTCACCGGCGGCTTCCCGACCCCGCTGGAGCGCGCGGCTCCCGCGGTGACCACACCGGACGGCGTGGCACGTGAGGTCAGGGCCTGCGACCCGGACGGTCCGCTGGTGGCGGAGGTCGTGAAGACGGCCAGCGACCCCTATGTCGGCCGGGTCTCGCTCGTCCGCGTCTTCTCCGGCACCCTGCGCCCCGACGCGACGGTGCACGTCTCCGGGCACGGGCTCACCGACCGCGGCCACGAGGACCACGACGTCGACGAGCGTGTCGGCGCGCTCTCCGCGCCGTTCGGCAAACAGCAGCGCGCCCTCACCCACTGCATCGCGGGCGACCTGGCGTGCGTGGCGAAGCTCAACCGGGCGGAGACCGGCGACACGCTCTCGGCCAAGGACGACCCGCTGCTGATGGAACCGTGGCAGATGCCCGACCCGCTGCTGCCGCTCGCCATCCAGGCGCACAGCAAGGCCGACGAGGACAAGCTCTCGCAGGGGCTCGGCCGGCTGGTCGCCGAGGATCCCACCATGCGCCTGGAGCAGAACCAGCACACCCACCAGGTGGTCCTGTGGTGTCTGGGAGAGGCGCACGCCGACGTCGCCCTGGAGCGGCTGCGCAGCCGGTACGGCGTCCAGGTCGACGTGGTCCCGCACAAGGTCTCCCTGCGGGAGACGTTCGCGGCCAGGTCCGCGGGGCGCGGGCGCCATGTGAAGCAGTCCGGCGGCCACGGCCAGTACGCGATCTGCGAGATCGAGGTCGAACCCCTCCCGAACGGGTCGGGCATCGAGTTCGTGGACAAGGTGGTCGGCGGGGCCGTGCCCCGGCAGTTCATCCCGTCCGTCGAGAAGGGCGTGCGCGCCCAGGCGGCCAGGGGCGTGGCCGCGGGCCATCCGCTCATCGACGTGCGGATCACCCTGCTCGACGGCAAGGCGCACTCGGTGGACTCCTCCGACGCCGCCTTCCAGACCGCGGGCGCGCTGGCGCTGCGCGAGGCCGCCGCCGAGGCGAGGATCCATCTGCTGGAGCCCGTCGCCGAGGTGACCGTCATGGTCGGCGACGACTACGTGGGCGCCGTGATGAGCGACCTGTCGGGGCGGCGCGGACGGGTCGTCGGCACGGAGCAGACGAGCGGCGGACGCACGCTCGTACGGGCCGAGGTGCCGGAGATGGAGATCGGGCGGTACGCCGTCGATCTGCGCTCGCTCTCGCACGGCACCGCGCGATTCCGGCGCAGTTACGCGCGGCACGAGCCGATGCCGCCGCAGATCGCCGAGAGGATGCGCGAACGGACGCGGGATGCCTCCTAG